One window from the genome of Nocardioides panaciterrulae encodes:
- a CDS encoding 30S ribosomal protein bS22 produces MGSVIKKRRKRMAKKKHRKLLKKTRVQRRKLGK; encoded by the coding sequence GTGGGTTCTGTCATCAAGAAGCGGCGCAAGCGCATGGCCAAGAAGAAGCACCGCAAGCTGCTGAAGAAGACGCGCGTCCAGCGCCGCAAGCTCGGCAAGTAA
- a CDS encoding helix-turn-helix domain-containing protein: MANSSSGDISDAKFLTVAEVAAMMRVSKMTVYRLVHNGDLPAVRVGRSFRVREEDANEYLRNSYFNAG; this comes from the coding sequence ATGGCAAACAGCTCGTCCGGGGACATCTCCGACGCGAAGTTCCTGACCGTTGCCGAGGTAGCCGCGATGATGCGCGTCTCCAAGATGACCGTCTACCGCCTGGTCCACAACGGTGATCTGCCTGCCGTACGTGTGGGCCGCTCGTTCCGGGTCCGCGAGGAGGACGCGAACGAGTACCTCCGCAACAGCTACTTCAACGCCGGCTGA
- a CDS encoding acetoin utilization protein AcuC translates to MPDCAGPATVVFDRSLTEYDFGPAHPMSPVRVDLTMRLAEELGVLDRGLRMVPAPMADESQIATVHDPRLIEAVIRAGNNPGVLDEEFGLGTEDNPTFPGMHHAAAHVVGASLEAFRQVWSGESLHAVNIAGGLHHAMRERASGFCIYNDVAVGIRSLLDQGAQRVAYVDVDAHHGDGVERIFWDDPRVLTISLHETGQMLFPGTGFPNDSGGPDAQGSAVNVALPPGTGDAGWMRAFHAVVPALLREFDPEVLVTQHGCDSHIEDPLAHLMLTVDGQRAAYLALHDLAHEVADGRWVAVGGGGYALVEVVPRAWTHLLAIVGGHPLDPLTETPAGWRAWVRDRLGRTPPYRLTDGREIAWRDWSEGYDPETWLDRAIHATRTEIFPFHGLDPLP, encoded by the coding sequence ATGCCTGACTGTGCGGGACCCGCGACGGTCGTCTTCGACCGGTCGCTCACCGAGTACGACTTCGGCCCCGCCCACCCGATGTCGCCGGTGCGCGTCGACCTCACGATGCGGCTGGCCGAGGAGCTCGGCGTGCTCGACCGCGGGCTGCGGATGGTCCCGGCGCCGATGGCCGACGAGAGCCAGATCGCCACCGTGCACGACCCGCGGCTGATCGAGGCGGTCATCCGCGCCGGCAACAACCCCGGGGTCCTCGACGAGGAGTTCGGGCTGGGCACCGAGGACAACCCGACGTTCCCCGGCATGCACCACGCCGCGGCGCACGTGGTGGGAGCGAGCCTGGAGGCCTTCCGCCAGGTGTGGAGCGGGGAGAGCCTGCACGCGGTCAACATCGCGGGCGGCCTGCACCACGCGATGCGCGAGAGGGCCAGCGGCTTCTGCATCTACAACGACGTCGCGGTCGGCATCCGGTCCCTGCTCGATCAGGGCGCCCAGCGGGTCGCCTACGTCGACGTCGACGCCCACCACGGCGACGGCGTGGAGCGGATCTTCTGGGACGACCCGCGGGTGCTCACGATCAGCCTGCACGAGACCGGCCAGATGCTCTTCCCGGGCACCGGCTTCCCCAACGACTCCGGAGGTCCGGACGCCCAGGGCAGCGCGGTCAACGTGGCGCTGCCGCCCGGCACCGGCGACGCGGGCTGGATGCGGGCCTTCCACGCGGTGGTGCCCGCGCTGCTGCGGGAGTTCGACCCCGAGGTGCTGGTCACCCAGCACGGCTGCGACTCCCACATCGAGGACCCGCTGGCGCACCTGATGCTGACCGTCGACGGGCAGCGCGCGGCGTACCTCGCGCTGCACGACCTCGCCCACGAGGTCGCCGACGGGCGCTGGGTCGCGGTGGGTGGCGGCGGCTACGCCCTGGTCGAGGTGGTCCCGCGCGCGTGGACCCACCTGCTGGCGATCGTCGGGGGCCATCCCCTGGACCCGCTCACCGAGACGCCGGCGGGCTGGCGGGCCTGGGTGCGCGACCGGCTGGGCCGCACCCCGCCGTACCGGCTGACCGACGGCCGGGAGATCGCCTGGCGCGACTGGTCGGAGGGTTACGACCCCGAGACCTGGCTGGATCGGGCCATCCACGCGACCCGCACCGAGATCTTCCCCTTTCATGGGCTCGATCCGTTGCCATGA
- the trpS gene encoding tryptophan--tRNA ligase — protein MTTTLSLLTPSGRLTLGNLLGALRPMAERQDDAYYGLSDLHAMTTRHDPALLRERTAEMATLLLAAGLERATLFRQSAVPAHTALAYLLECTAHTGELNRMIQFKEKGRGQDSTRASLFTYPVLMAADILLYRPSVVPVGEDQRQHVELTRDLAIRFNRTYGEVFTVPEIVTPAAGARVMDLADPTRKMSKSADAAGSILLLDPPEVVRRKVARAVTDSDTGPTSVRADREAKPGVTNLLEILLACGGSPDGLSSYGALKRSVTDAVVAVLEPLQKRYADLAADPARVDAVFAAGAVRCRAVTAPVLAAAEAAMGLA, from the coding sequence ATGACCACCACCCTCTCGCTGCTCACCCCGTCGGGCCGGCTGACGCTCGGCAACCTGCTCGGCGCGCTGCGGCCGATGGCCGAGCGCCAGGACGACGCCTACTACGGGCTCTCGGACCTGCACGCGATGACCACCCGTCACGACCCGGCACTGCTGCGGGAGCGCACCGCGGAGATGGCGACGCTGCTGCTCGCGGCCGGCCTGGAACGGGCCACGCTGTTCCGGCAGTCGGCGGTGCCGGCGCACACCGCGCTGGCCTACCTGCTGGAGTGCACGGCGCACACCGGCGAGCTGAACCGGATGATCCAGTTCAAGGAGAAGGGGCGCGGGCAGGACTCGACGCGCGCGTCGCTGTTCACCTACCCGGTGCTGATGGCGGCCGACATCCTGCTCTACCGGCCCTCGGTGGTGCCGGTGGGCGAGGACCAGCGCCAGCACGTCGAGCTCACCCGGGACCTCGCGATCCGGTTCAACCGGACCTACGGGGAGGTGTTCACCGTGCCGGAGATCGTGACGCCCGCCGCGGGCGCGCGGGTGATGGACCTCGCGGACCCGACCCGGAAGATGAGCAAGTCCGCCGACGCCGCCGGCTCGATCCTGCTGCTGGACCCGCCCGAGGTGGTGCGCCGCAAGGTCGCGCGCGCGGTGACCGACTCCGACACCGGGCCCACGTCGGTGCGGGCTGACCGGGAGGCCAAGCCCGGCGTCACGAACCTGCTGGAGATCCTGCTCGCCTGCGGCGGGTCGCCCGACGGGCTCTCGTCCTACGGCGCACTGAAGCGGTCGGTCACCGACGCGGTCGTGGCGGTGCTGGAGCCGCTGCAGAAGAGGTACGCCGACCTCGCCGCCGACCCGGCCCGGGTCGACGCGGTGTTCGCGGCCGGCGCCGTCCGGTGCCGGGCGGTCACCGCACCGGTGCTCGCCGCGGCCGAGGCGGCGATGGGGCTGGCCTGA
- a CDS encoding SRPBCC family protein, which produces MMTTIATMRALDETRGAVRVEDLYDTDIDDLWQACTTPERLARWLARVGGDLRVGGTIQVVFTSSWTGPARVEVCDAPHHLLLTTEPGADDEGQIEAWLTEEGPKTRLVVEERGLPRTHLPFHASGWRVHLEDLGRSLEVDGPVHPEGWGSDAGAPGWKARWEELTPTYQQMEIV; this is translated from the coding sequence ATGATGACCACGATCGCGACGATGCGAGCACTCGACGAGACCCGCGGAGCGGTCCGGGTCGAGGACCTTTACGACACCGACATCGACGACCTCTGGCAGGCGTGCACGACGCCCGAGCGGCTGGCCCGCTGGCTCGCCCGGGTCGGCGGCGACCTGCGCGTCGGCGGCACGATCCAGGTCGTCTTCACGAGCAGTTGGACGGGTCCGGCGCGCGTCGAGGTGTGCGACGCGCCCCACCACCTGCTGCTGACGACAGAGCCTGGTGCAGACGACGAGGGGCAGATCGAGGCGTGGCTCACCGAGGAGGGCCCCAAGACCCGGCTGGTGGTCGAGGAGCGCGGCCTGCCGAGGACGCACCTCCCGTTCCACGCCTCTGGTTGGCGGGTCCACCTCGAGGATCTCGGTCGGTCGCTGGAGGTCGACGGCCCGGTGCATCCGGAGGGCTGGGGCTCCGATGCCGGGGCGCCCGGCTGGAAGGCGCGCTGGGAAGAGCTCACGCCGACCTACCAGCAGATGGAGATCGTTTGA
- a CDS encoding ArsR/SmtB family transcription factor: MDAVLHALADESRRTVLEILRNHPANAGELAEALPIARPGVSRHLRVLREAGLVDVHQDAQRRIYTLRPEALVEVDEWLSEYRRLWESRLDALHTEIARGKKTR, translated from the coding sequence ATGGACGCTGTGCTGCATGCGCTGGCTGACGAGAGCCGGCGCACGGTTCTCGAGATCCTCCGCAACCACCCGGCGAATGCGGGCGAGCTGGCCGAGGCTCTCCCGATCGCTCGCCCGGGGGTGTCCCGACATCTCCGCGTGCTGCGGGAAGCCGGGCTGGTCGACGTACATCAGGACGCGCAGCGCCGGATCTACACACTCCGCCCGGAGGCGCTCGTCGAGGTCGACGAGTGGCTGAGTGAGTACCGCCGCCTCTGGGAGAGCCGGCTCGACGCCCTCCATACCGAGATCGCACGAGGAAAGAAGACACGATGA
- a CDS encoding VanZ family protein, giving the protein MLADEVWRYSPIGPIPTLIAGFVGLTLVVHVTWVRSARTQVITWALLAACILAILAVTGRGSLGNDGGGFSWRLGDSILSELHNVNRELGLLNVFGNVAMFVPVGWLAALLVRRRGFVVGALSAAGFSAAIEIWQSLSGSFGDIDDVVLNSVGGMIGASLAVSIQAASRHRSGRRNEVAAHHAGAGSG; this is encoded by the coding sequence GTGCTCGCTGATGAAGTCTGGCGCTATTCGCCGATCGGCCCGATCCCTACATTGATCGCCGGCTTCGTTGGCCTCACGCTCGTCGTCCACGTGACGTGGGTCCGGTCTGCGCGAACCCAGGTGATCACCTGGGCGCTCCTCGCCGCGTGCATTCTGGCGATTCTTGCCGTCACGGGCCGTGGCAGTCTTGGCAACGACGGCGGCGGGTTCAGTTGGCGCCTAGGGGACTCGATCCTCAGTGAGCTCCACAACGTCAACCGTGAACTCGGGCTGCTGAATGTCTTCGGGAACGTGGCAATGTTCGTTCCCGTGGGGTGGCTCGCCGCCCTGCTCGTCCGACGTCGCGGATTCGTCGTCGGCGCCCTGTCGGCGGCCGGGTTCTCCGCAGCCATCGAGATCTGGCAATCGTTGTCCGGCTCGTTCGGAGATATCGACGACGTGGTTCTCAATTCCGTGGGCGGCATGATCGGCGCATCCTTGGCCGTCTCGATTCAAGCCGCGAGCAGGCACCGGTCCGGCCGAAGGAACGAGGTTGCGGCGCATCACGCGGGTGCCGGTAGCGGCTAG
- a CDS encoding haloalkane dehalogenase, translating to MQTFRTPEDRFAALPDFAWSPRYAEVADPDGGTLRMAYVEAGPADGPVALLLHGEPTWSFLYRRVIDELVAAGVRCVAPDMVGFGRSDKPLAAADHSFARHVEWLRALAFDHLDLHDVTLVGQDWGGLIGLRLVAEHPDRFARVVAANTGLPTGDHDMPEVWWAFRRAVERADVLDVGRLVAAGCVRGLSDAARAAYDAPFPDEAAKAGPRAMPGLVPTRPDDPATEANRAAWAVLARWEKPFLTAFSDSDPITGAMAPVLRKLVPGTRGLEHPVVEKAGHFLQEDAGDELGRVVAGFMAADHR from the coding sequence ATGCAGACGTTCCGGACGCCCGAGGACCGCTTCGCCGCCCTGCCCGACTTCGCGTGGAGCCCGCGCTACGCCGAGGTCGCGGACCCCGACGGCGGCACCCTGCGGATGGCGTACGTCGAGGCCGGGCCCGCCGACGGCCCGGTCGCGCTGCTGCTGCACGGCGAGCCGACCTGGTCGTTCCTCTACCGGCGGGTCATCGACGAGCTGGTCGCGGCCGGGGTGCGCTGCGTGGCGCCGGACATGGTCGGCTTCGGCCGCTCCGACAAGCCCCTGGCGGCGGCCGACCACAGCTTCGCGCGGCACGTGGAGTGGCTGCGCGCGCTGGCGTTCGACCACCTCGACCTGCACGACGTCACGCTGGTCGGGCAGGACTGGGGCGGGCTGATCGGGCTGCGGCTGGTCGCCGAGCACCCGGACCGGTTCGCCCGCGTCGTGGCCGCGAACACCGGGCTGCCGACCGGCGACCACGACATGCCGGAGGTGTGGTGGGCGTTCCGGCGCGCGGTCGAGCGGGCCGACGTGCTGGACGTCGGGCGGCTGGTCGCGGCCGGCTGCGTGCGCGGGCTCTCCGACGCGGCGCGGGCGGCGTACGACGCGCCGTTCCCCGACGAGGCCGCCAAGGCCGGGCCGCGGGCGATGCCCGGTCTGGTGCCGACCCGCCCCGACGACCCGGCCACCGAGGCCAACCGCGCGGCCTGGGCGGTGCTCGCGCGGTGGGAGAAGCCGTTCCTGACCGCGTTCAGCGACAGCGACCCGATCACCGGCGCGATGGCGCCGGTGCTGCGCAAGCTGGTGCCCGGGACCCGGGGGCTCGAGCACCCGGTGGTCGAGAAGGCCGGCCACTTCCTGCAGGAGGACGCCGGTGACGAGCTCGGCCGGGTGGTCGCCGGGTTCATGGCCGCCGATCACCGCTGA
- the proC gene encoding pyrroline-5-carboxylate reductase, which translates to MAQTAILGAGVMGETLLSGLVRAGRRVDNLLVGEKRPERARELEERYGVAVVSNVEAAERADTLALVVKPQDMGDLLAEIAPQLRAGQLVVSLAAGITTAFIEARIPDGVAVVRVMPNTPALVDEGMAAISPGSHCDDSHLAEAEALMASVGRVLRIPERQQDAVTAISGSGPAYIFFVVESMIEAGVHLGLPRATATDLVVQTLVGSAKMLRETGTHPVVLREQVTSPAGTTAAALRELEIHKVRAAFLAAMEAARDRSKALAEGS; encoded by the coding sequence ATGGCGCAGACCGCGATCCTCGGCGCCGGCGTGATGGGGGAGACCCTCCTCTCGGGGCTCGTCCGCGCCGGTCGCCGCGTCGACAACCTGCTGGTCGGCGAGAAGCGGCCCGAGCGGGCCCGCGAGCTCGAGGAGCGGTACGGCGTCGCCGTCGTCTCCAACGTCGAGGCCGCCGAGCGGGCGGACACCCTCGCGCTGGTCGTCAAGCCCCAGGACATGGGCGACCTGCTGGCCGAGATCGCGCCCCAGCTGCGCGCCGGCCAGCTGGTGGTCTCGCTGGCCGCCGGCATCACCACCGCGTTCATCGAGGCACGGATCCCCGACGGTGTCGCGGTGGTCCGGGTGATGCCGAACACCCCCGCGCTGGTCGACGAGGGGATGGCCGCGATCTCGCCCGGCTCGCACTGCGACGACAGCCACCTGGCGGAGGCCGAGGCGCTGATGGCCTCGGTCGGGCGGGTCCTGCGGATCCCGGAGCGACAGCAGGACGCGGTCACCGCGATCTCCGGCTCCGGGCCGGCGTACATCTTCTTCGTCGTCGAGTCGATGATCGAGGCCGGCGTCCACCTCGGGCTGCCCCGCGCCACCGCGACCGACCTGGTCGTGCAGACCCTGGTCGGCTCGGCGAAGATGCTGCGGGAGACCGGGACACACCCGGTGGTGCTCCGCGAGCAGGTCACCTCGCCGGCCGGCACCACCGCCGCCGCGCTCCGGGAGCTGGAGATCCACAAGGTGCGTGCGGCGTTCCTCGCCGCCATGGAGGCCGCGCGGGACCGCTCGAAGGCGCTCGCCGAAGGTTCCTGA
- a CDS encoding proline dehydrogenase family protein: MSLLRQPILLLARSSRVKKLVSTMPVSADIVTSYVPGETTESAVEATARLADDGLRVTLDFLGEDTLDVEQADKTVAAYLEALQQLAARGLTRNAEVSVKLSAIGQAVPEIGDKVALEHARTICRAARNAGTTVTLDMEDHTTTDRTLATLRELRKDFPETGAVLQAYLHRTEADCRALAYEGSRVRLCKGAYSEPESVAFQDRLEVDRSYVRCLKVLLAGQGYPMIATHDPRMVEIASSLASRYGRAQGSYEFQMLYGIRPEEQKRLAEAGEAVRVYIPYGREWYGYLMRRLAERPQNLSFFAKSLISKK, translated from the coding sequence ATGTCCTTGCTCCGCCAGCCCATCCTCCTGCTGGCCCGCAGCTCGCGGGTCAAGAAGCTCGTCAGCACGATGCCGGTCTCGGCCGACATCGTGACCAGCTACGTCCCCGGCGAGACCACCGAGTCCGCCGTGGAGGCCACCGCCCGGCTGGCCGACGACGGGCTGCGGGTCACCCTGGACTTCCTCGGCGAGGACACCCTCGACGTGGAGCAGGCGGACAAGACGGTGGCGGCCTACCTTGAGGCCCTCCAGCAGCTGGCGGCCCGGGGCCTGACCCGCAACGCCGAGGTCTCGGTCAAGCTCTCCGCGATCGGCCAGGCGGTGCCGGAGATCGGCGACAAGGTGGCGCTCGAGCACGCCCGCACCATCTGCCGGGCCGCCCGCAACGCCGGCACCACGGTGACCCTCGACATGGAGGACCACACGACCACCGACCGGACCCTGGCGACGCTGCGCGAGCTGCGCAAGGACTTCCCCGAGACCGGCGCGGTGCTCCAGGCCTACCTGCACCGCACCGAGGCCGACTGCCGCGCGCTGGCGTACGAGGGCTCCCGCGTCCGGCTGTGCAAGGGCGCCTACAGCGAGCCGGAGTCGGTGGCCTTCCAGGACCGCCTCGAGGTGGACCGGTCCTACGTCCGCTGCCTGAAGGTGCTGCTGGCCGGCCAGGGCTACCCGATGATCGCGACGCACGACCCGCGGATGGTAGAGATCGCCTCCTCGCTGGCCAGCCGCTACGGCCGCGCGCAGGGCTCCTATGAGTTCCAGATGCTCTACGGCATCCGCCCCGAGGAGCAGAAGCGGTTGGCCGAGGCCGGTGAGGCGGTGCGCGTCTACATCCCCTACGGCCGGGAGTGGTACGGCTACCTCATGAGACGTCTCGCCGAGCGCCCGCAGAACCTGTCATTCTTCGCCAAGTCCCTGATCTCGAAGAAGTAG
- a CDS encoding ABC transporter permease, whose translation MTGPLSARITLAVARRVLTQLRRDHRTLALLLLLPCLLESLLWWVYDASAPTVFDRIGPALLAIFPVLVMFLVTSVTTLRERSSGTLERLLAMPMGKLDFLVGYALAFGLVAAVQSALAVAISVGLLGLDVLGPIWLLTIVAVVDAVLGTALGLFVSAFAETEFQAVQFMPALLIPQLLLCGLLVPRDLLPPALERISDVLPLSYAVDAMQHLTGSTSTGQVWQDIGIVAVFAVAGLALGAATLRRRTS comes from the coding sequence ATGACCGGCCCGCTCAGCGCGCGGATCACCCTGGCGGTCGCCCGCCGGGTCCTCACCCAGCTGCGCCGCGACCACCGCACCCTGGCCCTCCTGCTGCTGCTGCCCTGCCTGCTGGAGTCCCTGCTGTGGTGGGTGTACGACGCCTCCGCGCCGACCGTCTTCGACCGGATCGGGCCGGCGCTGCTCGCGATCTTCCCGGTGCTGGTGATGTTCCTGGTCACCAGCGTCACCACGCTGCGCGAGCGCTCCAGCGGCACCCTGGAGCGGCTGCTGGCGATGCCGATGGGCAAGCTGGACTTCCTGGTCGGCTACGCGCTGGCCTTCGGGCTGGTGGCCGCGGTCCAGTCGGCGCTGGCGGTGGCGATCAGCGTCGGGCTGCTCGGCCTCGACGTGCTCGGCCCGATCTGGCTGCTGACGATCGTGGCGGTGGTCGACGCCGTGCTCGGGACCGCGCTGGGCCTGTTCGTGTCGGCCTTCGCGGAGACCGAGTTCCAGGCCGTGCAGTTCATGCCGGCGCTGCTGATCCCGCAGCTGCTGCTGTGCGGGCTGCTGGTGCCGCGCGACCTGCTGCCCCCCGCCCTGGAGCGGATCAGCGACGTGCTGCCGCTGTCCTACGCCGTCGACGCGATGCAGCACCTCACCGGCAGCACGTCGACCGGGCAGGTGTGGCAGGACATCGGCATCGTCGCGGTGTTCGCGGTCGCCGGGCTGGCCCTGGGCGCGGCCACCCTGCGCCGGCGTACCTCCTGA
- a CDS encoding ABC transporter ATP-binding protein: MMKNAVEVRDLVVVRGGRTVLEHLDLTIGGGVTGLLGPSGCGKSTLLRSLAGVQRLAGGSVRVFGEEAGSRALRDRIGYVTQAASVYDDLTVAENLGFFSRVLGVGRDEVDRAVEAVDLARHRDQVVGRLSGGQLSRVSLAVALLGSPDLLILDEPTVGLDPVLRRDLWALFHRLADAGAAVFVSSHVMDEADRCDRLLLMREGRLIADGAPEQIRQQTGAADIESAFLRIVEEDAA; this comes from the coding sequence ATGATGAAAAACGCGGTGGAGGTCCGCGACCTGGTCGTCGTCCGCGGCGGCCGGACGGTCCTCGAGCACCTCGACCTCACCATCGGCGGCGGCGTCACCGGGCTGCTCGGCCCGTCGGGCTGCGGCAAGTCCACGCTGCTGCGCTCGCTGGCCGGCGTCCAGCGCCTGGCCGGCGGCAGCGTCCGGGTCTTCGGCGAGGAGGCCGGGAGCCGGGCGCTGCGCGACCGCATCGGCTACGTCACCCAGGCCGCCAGCGTGTACGACGACCTCACGGTGGCCGAGAACCTCGGGTTCTTCTCCCGGGTGCTCGGGGTGGGCCGCGACGAGGTCGACCGGGCGGTCGAGGCGGTCGACCTGGCCCGCCACCGCGACCAGGTGGTGGGCCGGCTCTCCGGCGGCCAGCTCAGCCGGGTGAGCCTGGCGGTCGCGCTGCTGGGCAGCCCCGACCTGCTGATCCTGGACGAGCCGACCGTCGGCCTCGACCCGGTGCTGCGCCGCGACCTGTGGGCGCTGTTCCACCGGCTCGCCGACGCCGGGGCCGCGGTGTTCGTCTCCAGCCACGTGATGGACGAGGCCGACCGCTGCGACCGGCTGCTGCTCATGCGCGAGGGCCGGCTCATCGCCGACGGCGCGCCCGAGCAGATCCGGCAGCAGACCGGCGCCGCGGACATCGAGTCGGCGTTCCTCCGCATCGTCGAGGAGGACGCGGCATGA
- a CDS encoding TetR family transcriptional regulator, giving the protein MPGVPGAAGAPGAPGARRGRRPGAPDTRAAILAAARERFAAAGYAGTSIRAVAAAAGVDAALVHHYFGTKDDLFLAALELPVDPRAMIAPVVAGGLDGVGERLFRVFLQVWDDERNQASLLALVRGLAEPSGQRLLRDSLLQMVLGPVGRALDLDRPDERLALVASQMVGVVILRYLLRVEPLVSMGPEELVAAYGPTLQRYLTGPVG; this is encoded by the coding sequence GTGCCAGGGGTGCCCGGGGCGGCCGGGGCGCCCGGGGCGCCCGGGGCGCGACGCGGCCGGAGGCCGGGCGCGCCGGACACCCGGGCCGCGATCCTGGCGGCGGCCCGGGAGCGCTTCGCGGCGGCGGGCTACGCCGGGACGTCGATCCGGGCGGTGGCCGCGGCCGCGGGCGTGGACGCGGCGCTGGTGCACCACTACTTCGGCACCAAGGACGACCTGTTCCTCGCCGCCCTCGAGCTGCCGGTCGACCCGCGCGCGATGATCGCGCCGGTGGTCGCCGGCGGGCTCGACGGCGTGGGGGAGCGGCTGTTCCGGGTCTTCCTGCAGGTCTGGGACGACGAGCGCAACCAGGCCTCGCTGCTCGCGCTGGTCCGCGGGCTGGCCGAGCCGAGCGGGCAGCGGCTGCTGCGCGACAGCCTGCTGCAGATGGTGCTCGGCCCGGTCGGCCGGGCCCTGGACCTCGACCGCCCCGACGAGCGGCTGGCCCTGGTCGCCTCGCAGATGGTCGGCGTGGTGATCCTGCGCTACCTGCTGCGCGTCGAGCCGCTGGTCTCGATGGGCCCCGAGGAGCTCGTGGCCGCCTACGGCCCCACGCTGCAGCGCTACCTCACCGGGCCGGTGGGGTAG
- a CDS encoding sugar phosphate isomerase/epimerase family protein → MATGNAPRIGLSTASVYPESSAHAFGYAAQLGYDAVEVMVGMDALSQQTAAIAQLSAHHGVPVCAVHAPCLLFTQRVWGTEPWGKLERSAEMAAAVGAEVVVVHPPFRWQRDYARDFVNGVAALEESTGVAFAVENMYPWRASSKRGMEMYLPGWDPSTETYANTTIDLSHAAIAHSDPVAMAERLGPRLRHIHLTDGTGSARDEHLVPGRGEMEAAAFLRHLARTGFAGEIVLEINTRKAADRREREADLLESLRFAREHSVVATP, encoded by the coding sequence ATGGCGACCGGCAACGCACCGCGGATCGGGCTCTCGACCGCCTCGGTCTACCCCGAGTCCTCGGCGCACGCCTTCGGCTACGCCGCCCAGCTCGGCTACGACGCGGTCGAGGTGATGGTGGGCATGGACGCGCTCAGCCAGCAGACCGCGGCGATCGCCCAGCTCTCCGCGCACCACGGCGTCCCGGTCTGCGCCGTGCACGCGCCGTGCCTGCTGTTCACCCAGCGGGTCTGGGGCACCGAGCCGTGGGGCAAGCTCGAGCGGTCCGCCGAGATGGCCGCGGCGGTCGGCGCCGAGGTCGTGGTCGTGCACCCGCCGTTCCGCTGGCAGCGGGACTACGCCCGCGACTTCGTCAACGGGGTCGCGGCGCTGGAGGAGTCGACGGGCGTCGCGTTCGCGGTCGAGAACATGTATCCCTGGCGGGCCAGCTCCAAGCGGGGCATGGAGATGTACCTGCCCGGCTGGGACCCCTCGACCGAGACCTACGCGAACACCACCATCGACCTCTCGCACGCCGCCATCGCCCACTCCGACCCGGTCGCGATGGCCGAGCGGCTCGGGCCGCGGCTGCGCCACATCCACCTGACCGACGGCACCGGGTCGGCCCGCGACGAGCACCTGGTCCCGGGCCGCGGCGAGATGGAGGCGGCGGCATTCCTGCGCCACCTCGCCCGCACCGGCTTCGCCGGCGAGATCGTCCTGGAGATCAACACCCGCAAGGCGGCCGACCGCCGGGAGCGCGAGGCCGACCTGCTGGAGTCGCTGCGGTTCGCCCGCGAGCACTCCGTGGTGGCGACGCCGTGA
- a CDS encoding Ppx/GppA phosphatase family protein — protein MRLGVLDIGSNTGHLLVVDAHGGAAPLPAYSHKQPLRLAEHLDEQGAVSPTGVDALTAFTASAVQVAEDRGCEDMLAFATSAVRDARNSEAVLDHVHDRTGVRIEVLSGEDEARLTFLAVRRWFGWSAGRLAVFDIGGGSLEIAGGPDESPDVAWSLPLGAARLARQFFGGGPPDEDAIRGLRKQIRAEIARDAGHLLRAGTPDHAAATSKTFRSLARICGAAPSGEGPLVPRTLPREELSGWIPKLVAMTPPELADLPGVSPSRAHQIVPGALVAEACMDIFDLDGLEICPWALREGVILERLDQLSVLG, from the coding sequence ATGCGCTTGGGCGTCCTCGACATCGGCTCCAACACCGGGCATCTGCTCGTGGTGGACGCGCACGGCGGCGCCGCGCCGCTGCCGGCGTACTCCCACAAGCAGCCGCTGCGGCTGGCGGAGCACCTCGACGAGCAGGGGGCGGTCTCGCCGACCGGAGTCGACGCGCTGACCGCGTTCACCGCCTCGGCCGTGCAGGTCGCCGAGGACCGCGGCTGCGAGGACATGCTGGCGTTCGCGACCTCGGCGGTGCGCGACGCGCGCAACAGCGAGGCGGTCCTCGACCACGTCCACGACCGCACCGGCGTGCGGATCGAGGTGCTCTCCGGGGAGGACGAGGCACGGCTGACGTTCCTCGCCGTACGTCGCTGGTTCGGCTGGTCCGCGGGCCGGCTGGCGGTCTTCGACATCGGCGGCGGCTCGCTGGAGATCGCCGGCGGCCCCGACGAGTCGCCCGACGTCGCCTGGTCGCTGCCGCTGGGCGCCGCACGGCTGGCCCGGCAGTTCTTCGGCGGTGGACCGCCCGACGAGGACGCGATCCGCGGCCTGCGCAAGCAGATCCGGGCCGAGATCGCCCGCGACGCCGGCCACCTGCTGCGCGCGGGGACGCCGGACCACGCGGCCGCGACCTCCAAGACCTTCCGCTCGCTGGCGCGCATCTGCGGCGCGGCCCCCTCCGGCGAGGGCCCGCTGGTGCCGCGCACGCTGCCGCGCGAGGAGCTGTCGGGGTGGATCCCCAAGCTCGTGGCGATGACGCCCCCCGAGCTCGCGGACCTGCCCGGCGTCTCCCCGAGCCGGGCCCACCAGATCGTGCCCGGTGCGCTCGTCGCCGAGGCCTGCATGGACATCTTCGACCTCGACGGGCTCGAGATCTGCCCGTGGGCGCTGCGCGAGGGAGTCATCCTCGAGCGCCTCGACCAGCTGAGCGTGCTCGGCTGA